A genomic region of Nostoc sp. UHCC 0702 contains the following coding sequences:
- a CDS encoding XisI protein, translating into MDTSTTYREIIKQVILQYAKLRPSHGNIRLDPIFDDTHNRYALMQVGWDRGRRVRGNLIYVTLQNSKVYIEYDGMEQGITKDLIAMEISEADIVLAFLPESELATSV; encoded by the coding sequence ATGGATACCAGCACGACCTATCGAGAAATAATCAAACAGGTAATTCTACAATATGCTAAACTTCGTCCTTCGCATGGAAATATTAGACTTGACCCAATTTTTGATGATACCCATAATAGGTATGCTCTGATGCAAGTTGGTTGGGATAGGGGGCGGCGAGTGCGAGGAAATCTAATTTATGTGACGCTACAAAACAGTAAAGTTTATATCGAATATGATGGAATGGAACAGGGTATAACTAAAGATTTAATAGCGATGGAAATTTCTGAAGCGGATATAGTTTTAGCTTTTCTACCTGAATCTGAACTAGCTACTAGTGTATGA